The following are encoded together in the Erpetoichthys calabaricus chromosome 16, fErpCal1.3, whole genome shotgun sequence genome:
- the dio2 gene encoding type II iodothyronine deiodinase, protein MGMLSVDVLVTLQILPGFFSNCLFLAIYDSVVLVKRIVSLLSCADGSGAPGEWQRMLTSAGLRSIWNSFLLDANKQVKLGSEAPNSKVVHVTGSGGSRRKNTSGKGLMECQILDFETSDRPLIVNFGSATUPPFINQLPAFRQLVEEFSDVADFLLVYIDEAHPIDGWAVPEVECNAFKIRKHRNLEERCLAAQQLLERFALPPQCHLVADCMDNNANVSYGVAFERVCIVQEKKIAYLGGKGPFFYNVKEVRYWLEKSYGKR, encoded by the exons atGGGCATGCTAAGCGTGGACGTGCTGGTGACACTGCAGATCCTCCCAGGCTTCTTCTCCAACTGCCTTTTCTTGGCCATCTATGATTCGGTGGTCCTGGTCAAGCGCATCGTGTCCCTGCTGAGCTGTGCCGACGGCTCAGGTGCTCCCGGCGAGTGGCAGAGGATGCTCACCTCGGCGGGTCTGCGCTCCATCTGGAACAGCTTTCTCCTGGACGCAAACAAGCAG GTGAAACTGGGAAGTGAAGCACCCAACTCTAAAGTGGTTCACGTGACTGGCTCTGGTGGCAGCAGAAGGAAAAATACAAGTGGCAAAGGACTCATGGAATGCCAGATACTGGACTTTGAAACATCAGACCGTCCTCTGATTGTCAACTTTGGGTCTGCTACCTGACCCCCGTTCATCAACCAGTTGCCTGCCTTCAGGCAGCTGGTTGAGGAGTTCTCCGATGTGGCCGACTTTCTTTTAGTCTACATCGACGAGGCTCACCCAATAGATGGCTGGGCAGTCCCAGAAGTGGAATGCAATGCCTTCAAGATAAGAAAGCACCGAAATTTGGAGGAGCGCTGCCTAGCTGCCCAACAGTTGCTTGAGCGTTTTGCCTTGCCTCCACAGTGCCATCTGGTGGCTGATTGCATGGACAACAATGCAAACGTGTCCTACGGGGTCGCCTTTGAAAGGGTCTGCATTGTGCAAGAGAAGAAAATCGCCTATCTAGGAGGCAAAGGaccttttttttataatgttaaggAGGTCAGGTATTGGCTGGAAAAGAGCTATGGAaaacggtaa